The nucleotide sequence ATTTATGATGCTTAACGTGGTGGCGCTGATAGCCAAAAGACAAATTgatttaatcatgcatcatgtggtggcgctGATAGCcaaaagacaagggagtacatgcaccAATCGGCCTTTATCTTAACtgccgagtgttatgtgccttatgtccaaggcttgatgcaaaattgctatcgagccgggggtctcattggaagcagccctctattcctacggggtagaggtaaggctgtctacatcttaccctcctcagaccctacctttgctttgctattggtgggatttactgattatgatgatgatgatgatttatgaTGCTTAACGTAACAGTCATTTCTTACCCAACTCCCAATTCTTTTATGTCAACATTGTGTTAAGTGTCAACACTGAATTTTTTGGATCTTAGGGGGGCTTCAGCCTTTTAGGATTTTGTTTGTTGGGAAtttgattttttacatttttttggcTTTGTTTCCATTTTCATGGTGAGTTTTGATTGTTTTTATAGTTTAGAGGTGGTCCGATATCGGTTGCCGAGTACATGGAGGAAGTATTGATAAATCCCAAGGCTGGGTTTTATATAAATCGGGATGTGTTTGGTGCAGAAGGCGACTTTATAACCTCTCCTGAAGTAAGCCAAATGTTTGGAGAGGTAATTTGCAGCAAAAGCATTTGTAATTCCTGAATTAAGTTTTATCACAAAGTATTTTCTTTTTAATCTTTATGTTTTTATTGCATCAGATGATTGGTGTTTGGGCAATGTGTTTGTGGGAGCAAATGGGCCAACCGGATAGAGTCAATCTAGTTGAGCTTGGGCCCGGAAGAGGAACGCTCATGGCTGATCTTCTACGAGTATAATACTTTTAtgcttattttttttaatattatggGGATATGATTCTTGATAAATTGCTACTTCCTTTCACAGGGTGCTTCAAAGTTTGAGAAGTTTACACAATCCATAAACATACACATGGTTGAAGTCAGTCCCGCGCTAAAGAAAATCCAAAAGATGACGTTGAAATGCAATAAtgaagatgatgctgatgaaAATACTGCTACCACTTTGACTGGAATACCCGTCTCATGGCACTCGACCCTAGAGGAGGTTCCAACCGGATGTAAGGATGTTTATATGTATTCACATTGAGAAATTTGAATAAATTAGTCTAGTGATGAACTTTCAAATGTAGATACAGGGAATGTATCTTATTTTCCAAAAGGATTAAGTGCTCATTTCTTTCCCTgacttcatttttttcttttacgTAGTGCCAACAATTATTATCGCCCATGAATTTTTCGATGCGTTACCAGTTCATCAGTTTCAGGTTTATGTAGTTGCTTATGCTGTTCATCTCTCTTTTTGATGATGCGTGTATTtcaaaacattgttttttttttcagaaagcTTCCCGTGGCTGGTGTGAAAAAATGATTGATGTTGGAGAAgattcaaagtagtttattttttaatttacgATCGACTAATATCATAAATTACATCGACGAATGTACTCAGTAtctttttaatttaattaatcgTTTCCCTTTTGTGTTCACTCTTCAGGTTCCGTGTTGTGCTCTCACCTCAACCTACACCAGCAACGCTTTATCTTCTAAAACGTTGCAAGTGGGCCCAGACTCAAGAATTGTCCAAACTCGAACATGTTGAGGTTTGCCCCAAAGCAATTGATTTGACACAAACCATAGCCAAGAGAATAAGCAGTGACGGTGGTGGAGCGCTTATAATCGATTATGGCTTGGACTCGATAGTCTCCGACAGTCTTCAGGTCCGTCACTCTTAACGTTATGCAATATTGTTTGATATATGTTTTGTTTGGACTAAAACACTAGTATTCTTTTTTTATAGGCAATTCGAAAACATAAGTTTGTTAATGTTCTGGATGATCCGGGTTCTGCGGATCTAAGTGCATACGTTGACTTTCCTGCAATCAAACACTCTGCTGAAGAAGTTTCAGGTCTGCATTCTTTACTCAAGTCCCAGTCGGTAATCAAACGAATATAAAATTATGGCTAACTCCCACAATATTATTAGATCAAGAAAGCTACACAAAAACTTGATTACATATCCCTACCCAATACGTGGTATATATAGCTAACCTAACACGTTAGACTACAACTAGGATACTTAGATAATAATCCACTAATTAATTAATAATGTTTATCTTATCAACTCCTTAACTTGAGTTGATCATTATCTACTAGCCGCCTCCACGCATGATGCCATGAGATCAACTAGGAATTCCCAACATTTACTTGTGATCACACATAATCACTccgaaaaaaaaatacaaatttacACCCATAAAAAAATTGTTTGTATAGTTTTTTAAAATACCAATAAATATGAAGTTGAAATAAATTTGCAGAAGACGTGTGTGTGTACGGACCCATCACTCAGTCCCAGTTTCTTGGTAATCTTGGGATAAATTTCCGGGTGGAAGCGTTGCTGCAAA is from Helianthus annuus cultivar XRQ/B chromosome 9, HanXRQr2.0-SUNRISE, whole genome shotgun sequence and encodes:
- the LOC110879237 gene encoding protein arginine methyltransferase NDUFAF7, mitochondrial, yielding MLRRFITHPSLAKRCRCLISPQPSAAGAASFRRCSFSSSQVPVEPPPEAQFSDDYSSQPSARISVDRSGLNNPTEHSHEASADSELVKHLKSVIKFRGGPISVAEYMEEVLINPKAGFYINRDVFGAEGDFITSPEVSQMFGEMIGVWAMCLWEQMGQPDRVNLVELGPGRGTLMADLLRGASKFEKFTQSINIHMVEVSPALKKIQKMTLKCNNEDDADENTATTLTGIPVSWHSTLEEVPTGLPTIIIAHEFFDALPVHQFQKASRGWCEKMIDVGEDSKFRVVLSPQPTPATLYLLKRCKWAQTQELSKLEHVEVCPKAIDLTQTIAKRISSDGGGALIIDYGLDSIVSDSLQAIRKHKFVNVLDDPGSADLSAYVDFPAIKHSAEEVSEDVCVYGPITQSQFLGNLGINFRVEALLQNCTDEQAESLRTGYWQLVGDGEAPFWEGPDELTPIGMGSRYLAMAIVNKKQGTPVPFH